A region of the Fischerella sp. PCC 9605 genome:
GAAAAAGGTGTATCCTTGCTGCTAGCTGCTGCTCCCAAAGTGCTGGGGGAGATGGGAGGCTACGTTAAGTTTGTGATTATTGGTGGTGGCAACACCGACCATCTCAAGAAACAAGCCTGGGATATGGGAATCTGGCATAAATGCTATTTTACTGGCTTTATCACCGACGAATACCTAGATAAATTTCAAACTATCGCCGACTGTGCCGTATTCCCCAGCCTCTACGAACCCTTTGGAATTGTGGCATTAGAAAGTTTCGCTTCTCGCGTTCCCGTAGTAGTATCTGATACGGGTGGTTTTCCAGAAGTAGTGCAACATACCAAGACAGGTATAGTTACTTATGCTAATAATCCCGATTCTCTGGCGTGGGGAATTTTGGAAGTCCTGAAAAACCCCGGCTATCGACAATGGTTGATTGATAACGCTTATGAAGATTTAGAGCGAAGATTTAGCTGGCCTAAATTAGGCAAGCAAACAGAAGAGGTGTATAAGCGCGTGGTGCAAGAGCGATCGCTCATTGTGTGGTAGTAGATTTTATGTAGAGGGACGCAGAGTGATAAATTCCTTTGCGTCTTTTGTTTTGTGTCAAAATATCGCTATTTTTTCCTCGTAATTAAGAGTTATGATGCATCCTGGCAAGAAACGATCACCTAATTAAAATGCTGTTTTTAACAACACGTTTAAATTCAAGCTATTTAGGATACTGGATTTAATTGGACGCTTTTCGTCCCAAAAGATTAAGGATGAGTAGAAGTCTATTGCTGCTTGAGAATTTAAAAGCTCAAATGTTTTGCATGCAACATCCTCATTATCAAAACTAAGAAAGTAAACGGTATCGTCAAAAATAACAGGCTTATTAGCAATATTCTCTACAAATCTGAAGCCTAATTTCTTGTAAAGCCCACAAATTGCAACTTTCCAAGGAGCAAAAGTGTATGAGCCAACTCCAAAAATTGAGAAACGGGGATTATTCTGATAGATTTTACTTTTTCTATTATCCAAGAATTTCGCATGAGCCTCCAGATAACTCCAGGTTTTTGGAGCCAACTCTTTTATAGATTCAGTTGATTCACCAACGAATCTTTGAGTCACCAGAACAAATCGATTTGTAGTCTTTGTTCGCACCGGGATTTAATTTTTGCTAGATGCCATTCCCTAGTTAACTCTTGTCTCATTCTTCCCAACTAATAGCAACTTGCCTCACTACCTCCAAAAAGCGTTGCACAGTTGCAGACGTATTATCGCGTAGCCAAATCATAGCCAGCGTCACCTTTGGTGTTAGTTCTTGCATAGGTTTATAAACTACACCAGTCCTTTGTAAATGTTGCAGAGACTCCGGTACGATCGCCACTCCCATTTCTGCTGCAACAAGACTGACAATTGTCTGCATCTGAATTGCCTCTTGGGCAACACTTGGACTAAAATTCGCTTGCTGACAAAAACTGATGATTGAGTCGTAAAGTCCAGGGGCTAAAGGACGAGGAAACAAAATGAAAAGTTCATTCTTTAGCGAAGACAGCGACACACTTGATTGATTCGCTAGTGGATGAACTTCAGGTAAAGCTACCACCAATGATTCATTAAAAATTATCTCCCAGCAAAAAGTGTCTTCCTCTACTGGCGGACGGAGAAACCCCACATCAATTCGCCCATCTCGCAGCCATTGTAATTGCTGATCTGTAGTCAATTCGTGCAATTCCAAATTCACATCTGGTATGCAAGTGCGGAATGTCTGCAAGATCGTTGGCAAAACATTGTACGCCGCAGAACTGACAAAGCCAATTACAACTTGTCCTCTCAATCCCCGACTGGCTTGTCGTCCTAATTGAACTGCTTGTTCCAATTGTCTGAGAATTTGTTGAACTTCGCCTAGAAATATTTGCCCAGCCTCTGTTAATTGCACAGTCCTTTTCGTGCGATGAAACAGTTGAAAGCCCAACTCCGTTTCTAACTGCTGGATTTGTTGACTGAGGGGAGGCTGGGCAATATGCAAGCGTTCCGCCGCCCGTCCAAAGTGCAACTCTTCAGCCAACGTCACAAAGTATCGTAGGTGTCGCAGTTCCATTATGTTAGTTTATTTATACTCAATAAATATTAATTACTGGATAAAAACATATCGAAAATTTACAGAAACTGTCAGGTTGAACAACTACTCAATGTCATTTTTCCAACACTGTATAGTTTATGTGTAAACAATAAATTTTAGTCTATATATCAGCAAGGAATTCCTTATTTATTAAGTTTTTATTTTTATTATTAAATTGTGAAAAATATCAATGACTTTTAAAACATAAAAGTTAGAAAATTACTTTGTACATCGCAAATTGAGTCCTATCATTAAGGAGGACGATAAATGAGCATTGTAGCGCAAGTAATAGCTCAATCTGATGATGCCGCTCGCTTTCTGAGTCGCACTGAGCTAGATAAATTAGATAACTTTTTCAAATCAGGCTCACAAAGACTGAGAATAGCTCAGGTTTTGGCACAAAATGAGCAAAAGATTGTGGAAGAAGGCAGCCAAAGATTTTGGAAGATTGTACCTAATACGCCTAGTAATAGTGGCAATCCTCAAAAGACAGCACTGTGCCAAAGAGACCAAAGCTGGTATCTGCGTCTGATTTCCTATGCAGTTTTAGCTGGTAATACAAAACCCTTGGAAGATATTGGCGTAGATGGGATGCGAGAAATGTACACCTCCTTGGGCGTTCCAGTTAAGAACATAGGCACTTGTATGCGCTGTCTCAAAGAAGTAGCTTCAGGCATGATGAGTGGAGAAGAGGCTGCTATTGTTGGGCCTTATTTCGACTACTTGATTCGGGCGATGTACTAGTTTGGTTGCTTCCACCCTACTAGTGAAGTAATTCTTAATAATTGACCGTTTTTGACTGCAAGCTTAATACCTTTTAGTTTGAGAAAAAACGATGCAAGACACGATTACCTCTATCATTAACCCTGCCGACCTGCGAGGCAAATACCTAGAGCCTGCGGAGCTAGAAAAGTTGGGACAATATTTCCAATCAGGTGGGTTGCGCGTTAAGGCTGCTGCGACTATTAGTGAAAATGCTGCTAACATTGTTAGCCAAGCAGTAGCTAATTCCTTGCTTTACGGCGATATCACTTGTCCTGGTGGCAACATGTACCCCACCCGTCGTTATGCAGCATGTCTGCGTGACTTAACCTTGTTCCTGCGTTATGCCACCTATGCCATGCTGGCTGACGATCCTTCAGTGCTCGACGAGCGAGTGCTTGATGGTCTAAAAGACACCTACAATTCTCTAGGTGTTCCCATCGATCGCACCGTACAAGCAGTTCAAGCAATGAAGGAAGTAACTGCTCGCCTAGTTGGCACTCAAGCTGGTGAAGAGGTAGGAAAGTATTTAGACCACATCTGTAATGGCTTGAATTAAAGATAGTTGCCTTTCTAAGGTTTAAGAAGTCAAGAGTTAGCTATTACTCATTTAACTTGCATAGCGATTAGATATGCAAGTCGGATGTTTAATAACTGTACTCTTGACTTCTTGCGTGAATTTATACTATTAAACAAAAAATCAGCTTTGCGATCGCAAGTTCAAAATCTCCAATGATAAATTGATAGGAATACAAAAAATACTTCATGTAGACAAGTATCTGCATGAAGTATTTTCTCAATAATTCTCTACAATTTCCTTAACCAGCAGAATTTTCCCTACTGGTATTGCCTTGATTTCTTAACCCCATACAAGGTTTTTTGAGTAGGTTTTTGGTAAGCAACCTCGTAAAGGTTTTTCTGCATCGGCTGTGGGTATCCAAGCTGTGATTTATCCTCAACAGTTGGAACCTCATAGAAGGGATTCTGCCCATTATTTGGGTAGCTAAATTCATAGAGAACCTTTCGGTTTGCTTTTAAGTCAGCTTTTGCTGAGTTTCCTGCACCCACAGAAGACTGATAGATTGTGTTGTTGGAGGGTTGTTGGTATGCGAAAGCTGGCTTTTGTCCAATCCTCGGCAGTTCGTAGAGCGTACCCCACTCTGGCTGTGGCTCGTAACTGAAGTTTTTCTGGTATGGCAAATTTGGATTGGGAAAGGCTTCTGAAAAAGCATTTTTCCAAGATTCTAAGACTGGCTCAAAATAGCCAGAACCTAGGCAAAAGTGCCAAATAGACCCTTGGAGGAAAAAGAACGCTAGGTAAAAATGGGCATTTGCCAACCAGACACGAGACGTAGGTTCAGACTGCGTTGGATCGAAGTAGTAGGGTAATAGAGATGACTTGAGTAGTAATGGTGGCCCGTAGAATTCAACAGGATAAGCCAAGGTATTGAATCCGCAAAAGTAAGTAGCGGCAAATCCTGCTAGGGCAATACCAAATAGAGACAAAGAAAGAATGCCGTTACCACCAGTGGAAATGGTAAACTCTTTGGCCCAGCCAAACGGCTCACGTAAAATATGCCAGATTCCTCCGAGAATCAGGAGTACACCCACGTAGATATGACCACCAACCACATCTTCTAAGTTGTTAACCTCAAATAAATGAGTTATGCGGTCAACAATAGTCAGAGGGTCAAGGGTAGGATCGCTAACTAAACGAACTTCATGAATTGTGGCATCGTAAAGACCACCAAAGTACATGGCTTTTGCCACTAAAAGCAATGCACCTAGACCTAAAAAGATGAGGTGATTCCCTAAGATGAAACCTAACTTCTTCGGATCATCCCAGCTAAAGTGAAATTGACGAACTGCACGTCTTGGATCGTCTTCCAGGTTTGGAGCAATTCTAAAGTGATGAAACAGTGCACCTCCTGCTAACACTAACGATGAGATGAGGTGTACCATGCCAATGACGAAATAGGGATAGGTATTTATCACCTGACCACCTGAGCCGACACCCAAACCTAAAGTAGCTAGGTGAGGTAGTAGGATCAGTCCCTGCTCGTACATAGGGCGATCGCTCGAATAGCGAGCAAGTTCAAATAGCGTAAATGCCCCAGCCCAAAAAACTATCAGCGCAGCATGAGCAATATGAGCAGTAAGAAATGTACCCGATAGGTTCGTAAGGCGTGCATTACCAGCCCACCAGGGATATTTGACCTTGTTCTTACGGTCGGATTGCATGGTTATGTTATGCCCTCACTTTCAAATGTGGTGTTGAAAGCCGAGAAATTTTGTTACAGTTTTTAGCAAAAATGGAAATCTTATTGTCTATTGAGTGTAATTATTTAGGAACGAGCTAACTGTTTGCAATCAATAGAATTAGTTTGTAATATTTATACATTTTTTGTAATTTAAACTTGTAGGTGAAAATCATCTCTAGATGTCTCCTATATAATTAAGCGTCATTCACGTAGCACGCAACAAATGAAAGTAATCCAGCGATATTAAATCATTGCTGATTACCGTAGAATTAGCCATCAAAATATAGATAAGGTGGATGTTAGAAGTGGTGAAGTTTTATAAATATCATGCTCTCGGTAACGACTATCTAGTGATCAATCCCAAAGATTTACCATTTCCGCTTACACCTGAAAAAATTAAAGTTATTTGCCATCGTCATTTTGGTATTGGTTCCGATGGTATTTTGTTAGGATCGCTACCTTCTCCAACTGGAAAGTTTGCACTCCGCATCTTCAATCCTGACGGTAGCGAAGCAGAAAAAAGTGGTAATGGTCTGCGTATTTTTTCCCGCTACCTATGGGATCTGGGATTGGTGGGTGAAGAACCTTTCACAATTCAAACCGTTGGCGGAATGGTGCATTCTGCTGTCAAAGATGGTGGGAAAACGGTTGAGGTTGAGATGGGGAAAGTTAGCTTTTGGAGTGATGAGATTCCAGTTGCAGGCGATCGCAGAGAAGTGATAGAAGAATCTATTTATATCGGTGACAAAACATTTTCCTTCTGTGCTGCCACGATTGGCAACCCACACTGCATTCTTCCTTTACCGGAAGTTACGCCTGCGATCGCTAAACAGTACGGGCCAGGGATCGAGATTCATCCTCTGTTTCCAAACCGAACCAATGTTCAGTTTATGAAAGTCCTGAATCGAAATCAAATTCAAATTGAGATTTGGGAACGCGGTGCTGGCTACACCTTGGCTTCCGGTAGTAGCAGTAGTGCGGCTGCGGCAGTTGCCCATAAACTAGGTTTGTGTGATTCTGCGATCGCTGTGCAAATGCCTGGCGGTTCAATTTATATCCAAATTAATCAAGATTTTACGATTTTAATGACAGGTTCCGTCACGAAAGTAAGTGAAGGAAAACTATCAGAAGAATTGTTTGAATCTGCGGCTGTTTGAATTTGCCTAGCAAGTTGGGAACTAAAAGCAAAGGATTTTCATCAGCAATTTCTTGTGACAAGCCGCTGCGCCTCGACGCAAAAGGAGACGACAATGAGAAAACCTAAACTGTCTCAGTTACTTAGGTTCGCTGCGGTAATGCTGATGAGTTGCTCAGTTTTGCTCCTGATTTGGTTGACAACTCCCCTACCTAAGATACTGGCTAAACCCGAGACTAAAATATTTGAACAAGTTTGGCAAACTGTAAATGAGAATTTTTACGACCCCAAGTTCAACGGGGTGGATTGGAAAGTAATGCGCGAAAAGTATCAATCCCAAGCAACGCAAAGCAAATCAACTGAAGAATTTGCGATCGCCATTAACCAAATGCTGGCTGAATTGAAAACTTCTCACACCCGCTTTTACACCCAAGATGACCCAGCTTACTACCAGATTTTGGGCATTTTTGTACCCAGGAGCAGGGAGTTACAAAAGGAAATCACAAAGTTTTTTCCCAAAGGCAAAATAGAATACACTGGCATCGGTGCATTCACTAAAACCATCAACGGCAAGACCTTTGTCAGTTCGATTCTTGACAAAAGTCCGGCTGCGGAAACTGGTCTACAAATGGGCGACCAAATACTCAGTGTAGATGGTCGCCCGTATCAGCCTGTAC
Encoded here:
- a CDS encoding LysR family transcriptional regulator, whose translation is MELRHLRYFVTLAEELHFGRAAERLHIAQPPLSQQIQQLETELGFQLFHRTKRTVQLTEAGQIFLGEVQQILRQLEQAVQLGRQASRGLRGQVVIGFVSSAAYNVLPTILQTFRTCIPDVNLELHELTTDQQLQWLRDGRIDVGFLRPPVEEDTFCWEIIFNESLVVALPEVHPLANQSSVSLSSLKNELFILFPRPLAPGLYDSIISFCQQANFSPSVAQEAIQMQTIVSLVAAEMGVAIVPESLQHLQRTGVVYKPMQELTPKVTLAMIWLRDNTSATVQRFLEVVRQVAISWEE
- the apcD gene encoding allophycocyanin subunit alpha-B; the encoded protein is MSIVAQVIAQSDDAARFLSRTELDKLDNFFKSGSQRLRIAQVLAQNEQKIVEEGSQRFWKIVPNTPSNSGNPQKTALCQRDQSWYLRLISYAVLAGNTKPLEDIGVDGMREMYTSLGVPVKNIGTCMRCLKEVASGMMSGEEAAIVGPYFDYLIRAMY
- a CDS encoding allophycocyanin subunit beta codes for the protein MQDTITSIINPADLRGKYLEPAELEKLGQYFQSGGLRVKAAATISENAANIVSQAVANSLLYGDITCPGGNMYPTRRYAACLRDLTLFLRYATYAMLADDPSVLDERVLDGLKDTYNSLGVPIDRTVQAVQAMKEVTARLVGTQAGEEVGKYLDHICNGLN
- the dapF gene encoding diaminopimelate epimerase — translated: MKFYKYHALGNDYLVINPKDLPFPLTPEKIKVICHRHFGIGSDGILLGSLPSPTGKFALRIFNPDGSEAEKSGNGLRIFSRYLWDLGLVGEEPFTIQTVGGMVHSAVKDGGKTVEVEMGKVSFWSDEIPVAGDRREVIEESIYIGDKTFSFCAATIGNPHCILPLPEVTPAIAKQYGPGIEIHPLFPNRTNVQFMKVLNRNQIQIEIWERGAGYTLASGSSSSAAAAVAHKLGLCDSAIAVQMPGGSIYIQINQDFTILMTGSVTKVSEGKLSEELFESAAV